The proteins below are encoded in one region of Amycolatopsis magusensis:
- a CDS encoding DUF397 domain-containing protein yields MTQSSTGTRADLLAGARWKKSSRSGALGNCVEVAALADGSVAVRNSRFPAGPALVYTQAEMAAFLAGAKDGEFDDVLR; encoded by the coding sequence GTGACGCAGAGTTCGACCGGCACGCGTGCCGACCTGCTCGCCGGTGCGCGGTGGAAGAAGAGCTCCCGCAGTGGGGCGCTCGGCAACTGCGTGGAGGTCGCCGCGCTGGCCGACGGCTCCGTCGCGGTGCGCAACTCGAGGTTCCCGGCGGGGCCCGCCCTCGTCTACACCCAGGCCGAGATGGCCGCCTTCCTGGCCGGCGCCAAGGACGGAGAGTTCGACGATGTCCTCAGGTGA